Proteins found in one Hevea brasiliensis isolate MT/VB/25A 57/8 chromosome 18, ASM3005281v1, whole genome shotgun sequence genomic segment:
- the LOC110668565 gene encoding carboxyl-terminal-processing peptidase 1, chloroplastic isoform X1 → MRILLCNSSSSLLLSSPSPPTPTHKSPIILTTTNNWAKKTLLGAFTGALSLNLLLSSPFSVASESPSLQPQSPSYPSNSLTEQCREEENREEITGPQSVTNDGIVEEAWQIVNDSFLDAGRHSWTPESWQQKREDILSTSIKSRSKAHDIIRRMLASLGDPYTRFISPAEFSKMARYDITGIGINLREVPDESGGVKLMVLGLLLDGPAHTAGVRQGDEVLAVNGEDVSGKSAFEVSSLLQGPHETFVTIKVKHGNCGPIQSIEVQRQLIARTPVFYRLEQVDNGTTSVGYIHLKEFNALARKDLVIAMKRLQDMGASYFVLDLRDNLGGLVQAGIEISKLFLNKGNTVIYTVGRDPQYQNTIVADGQPLVTSPVIVLVNKKTASASEIVASALHDNCKAVLVGERTYGKGLIQSVFELPDGSGVVVTVGKYVTPNHMDINGNGIEPDYQNFPAWADVTRHLSQCNMNQQGQKSQG, encoded by the exons ATGAGGATCTTGCTCTGCAATTCCTCGTCTTCACTCCTCCTATCATCACCATCTCCACCAACACCAACCCATAAATCCCCAATTATCCTCACTACCACCAACAATTGGGCAAAGAAAACCTTGCTTGGAGCCTTCACCGGAGCTCTCTCTTTGAACCTTTTACTATCTTCTCCATTTTCAGTTGCATCTGAATCTCCGTCTTTACAACCACAATCGCCTTCTTATCCTTCTAATTCTTTGACGGAGCAATGCCGAGAAGAAGAGAATAGGGAAGAGATTACCGGACCTCAATCGGTGACCAATGACGGAATTGTGGAGGAAGCTTGGCAGATAGTCAATGACAGCTTTCTCGATGCTGGCCGCCATAGCTGGACTCCTGAATCTTGGCAG CAAAAAAGGGAAGATATTTTAAGCACTTCCATTAAGAGTAGATCGAAGGCTCATGATATAATTAGGAGGATGCTAGCCAGCTTGGGTGACCCTTATACACGCTTTATTTCACCTGCTGAG TTCTCGAAGATGGCAAGGTATGACATTACAGGTATTGGGATAAACCTTAGGGAAGTTCCAGATGAGAGTGGAGGAGTGAAACTGATGGTGCTAGGGCTCCTACTGGATGGGCCCGCACATACTGCTGGTGTAAGACAG GGGGATGAAGTCTTAGCCGTTAATGGAGAGGATGTCAGTGGGAAATCAGCATTTGAAGTATCATCTTTGTTGCAAGGCCCACATGAAACATTTGTGACTATTAAG GTGAAGCATGGCAATTGTGGGCCTATTCAATCTATAGAAGTTCAGAGACAACTCATTGCTCGCACACCAGTTTTTTACCGCTTGGAGCAAGTAGACAACGGCACTACTTCTGTTGGGTATATTCACCTTAAAGAGTTCAATGCATTAGCCAGAAAAGATTTGGTAATTG CAATGAAACGACTTCAAGACATGGGTGCCTCCTATTTTGTTCTGGATCTTAGAGATAATCTTGGTGGACTAGTGCAG GCTGGAATTGAAATTTCCAAGCTCTTTTTGAATAAAGGGAACACG GTGATTTATACTGTTGGAAGGGATCCTCAATATCAAAACACCATAGTTGCTGATGGTCAACCGTTGGTTACATCTCCTGTTATT GTTTTGGTGAACAAAAAAACTGCTAGTGCGAGTGAAATT GTTGCCTCTGCACTTCATGATAACTGTAAAGCGGTACTTGTGGGGGAAAGAACTTATGGCAAG GGTTTGATTCAATCTGTCTTTGAGCTTCCTGATGGATCTGGAGTGGTTGTGACTGTTGGGAAGTATGTCACGCCGAATCACATGGACATAAATGGCAATGGAATAGAGCCTGATTATCAAAATTTTCCAG CTTGGGCTGATGTTACACGACATCTCTCACAATGCAATATGAATCAACAAGGACAAAAGTCGCAAGGATAA
- the LOC110668565 gene encoding carboxyl-terminal-processing peptidase 1, chloroplastic isoform X2: MARYDITGIGINLREVPDESGGVKLMVLGLLLDGPAHTAGVRQGDEVLAVNGEDVSGKSAFEVSSLLQGPHETFVTIKVKHGNCGPIQSIEVQRQLIARTPVFYRLEQVDNGTTSVGYIHLKEFNALARKDLVIAMKRLQDMGASYFVLDLRDNLGGLVQAGIEISKLFLNKGNTVIYTVGRDPQYQNTIVADGQPLVTSPVIVLVNKKTASASEIVASALHDNCKAVLVGERTYGKGLIQSVFELPDGSGVVVTVGKYVTPNHMDINGNGIEPDYQNFPAWADVTRHLSQCNMNQQGQKSQG, encoded by the exons ATGGCAAGGTATGACATTACAGGTATTGGGATAAACCTTAGGGAAGTTCCAGATGAGAGTGGAGGAGTGAAACTGATGGTGCTAGGGCTCCTACTGGATGGGCCCGCACATACTGCTGGTGTAAGACAG GGGGATGAAGTCTTAGCCGTTAATGGAGAGGATGTCAGTGGGAAATCAGCATTTGAAGTATCATCTTTGTTGCAAGGCCCACATGAAACATTTGTGACTATTAAG GTGAAGCATGGCAATTGTGGGCCTATTCAATCTATAGAAGTTCAGAGACAACTCATTGCTCGCACACCAGTTTTTTACCGCTTGGAGCAAGTAGACAACGGCACTACTTCTGTTGGGTATATTCACCTTAAAGAGTTCAATGCATTAGCCAGAAAAGATTTGGTAATTG CAATGAAACGACTTCAAGACATGGGTGCCTCCTATTTTGTTCTGGATCTTAGAGATAATCTTGGTGGACTAGTGCAG GCTGGAATTGAAATTTCCAAGCTCTTTTTGAATAAAGGGAACACG GTGATTTATACTGTTGGAAGGGATCCTCAATATCAAAACACCATAGTTGCTGATGGTCAACCGTTGGTTACATCTCCTGTTATT GTTTTGGTGAACAAAAAAACTGCTAGTGCGAGTGAAATT GTTGCCTCTGCACTTCATGATAACTGTAAAGCGGTACTTGTGGGGGAAAGAACTTATGGCAAG GGTTTGATTCAATCTGTCTTTGAGCTTCCTGATGGATCTGGAGTGGTTGTGACTGTTGGGAAGTATGTCACGCCGAATCACATGGACATAAATGGCAATGGAATAGAGCCTGATTATCAAAATTTTCCAG CTTGGGCTGATGTTACACGACATCTCTCACAATGCAATATGAATCAACAAGGACAAAAGTCGCAAGGATAA
- the LOC110668561 gene encoding PLASMODESMATA CALLOSE-BINDING PROTEIN 3: protein MGSEVVQYFTIFLSFLLFASGSSVAETPPLEEIQKARIADNQENQIPFAFPVFTTQFDATGTVPIVNPTTPGTTSPIVNPIEPPPAPAIVTTPPTPPATTTPTPPATTTPSSSGGSWCIASPTASETALQVALDYACGYGGADCSAVQSGASCYNPNTVRDHASYAFNDYYQKNPIPTSCVFGGTAQLINTDPSNGNCHFASPKSTPSLSPPVNPTPTTPATPTTMSPPITATPGGSTIYGVAEPTGLPSSASSVSFSLLLLCSTMATVGSLLAANHL, encoded by the exons ATGGGTTCTGAAGTTGTTCAATATTTCACAATCTTCCTCTCCTTTCTTTTATTCGCCTCAG GTTCAAGCGTTGCAGAAACACCTCCACTGGAAGAAATCCAGAAAGCCAGAATAGCAGACAACCAAGAAAACCAAATACCTTTTGCATTTCCAGTCTTCACCACTCAATTTGACGCTACAGGTACGGTTCCCATTGTCAACCCAACAACTCCTGGAACAACAAGCCCTATTGTAAATCCAATAGAGCCACCTCCAGCACCAGCTATAGTCACAACACCGCCAACACCTCCAGCCACCACTACTCCAACACCTCCAGCCACCACAACTCCATCCTCATCAGGAGGTTCATGGTGTATTGCAAGTCCAACTGCTTCAGAAACTGCTTTACAGGTAGCTCTTGACTATGCTTGCGGGTACGGTGGTGCAGATTGTTCAGCCGTTCAATCAGGTGCAAGTTGTTATAACCCAAACACTGTCCGGGACCATGCTTCTTATGCCTTCAATGATTACTACCAGAAGAATCCAATTCCTACAAGTTGTGTCTTCGGAGGAACAGCACAACTTATCAACACTGACCCAA GCAATGGCAACTGTCACTTTGCTTCGCCCAAATCAACACCCAG CTTAAGTCCACCAGTGAACCCAACCCCAACAACTCCAGCCACTCCAACTACGATGTCTCCACCAATAACAGCCACACCTGGTGGATCAACAATTTACGGTGTGGCAGAACCAACAGGCTTGCCCAGCTCAGCCTCCTCTGTTTCATTCAGCTTACTGCTCCTCTGTTCCACAATGGCTACCGTGGGATCACTTCTTGCTGCAAATCATCTCTAA